From Diospyros lotus cultivar Yz01 chromosome 4, ASM1463336v1, whole genome shotgun sequence, a single genomic window includes:
- the LOC127798833 gene encoding pentatricopeptide repeat-containing protein At1g02150-like, which translates to MLIQSGIVRSPLQHNHVSLAHSLSFPAGFPSSAFLRTVRARKPPMVTVRCSISQVHSYGTVDYEGRPPIKWNAVYRRISMMEDPEMGSATVLNQCEKEGKRLTKWELCRVVRQLRKFRRYKPALEVYEWMNNKKERFRTSTTDTAIQLDLIAKVQGIISAENFFLKLPDTLKDNRTYGALLNAYVRAQMREQAESLMEKMRDRGYARNALPFNVIMTLYLNLKDYDKVDLVVSQMEEENIPLDIYSYNIWLSSCGYQGSVGKMEHVFLQMKLDRTINPNWTTFSTMASMYIKLGQMEKAEDCLKKVETRITGRNRISYHYLISLYGGVGLKEEVYRIWNIYKSIFPSISNLGYHTMISSLIRLGDIRGAEQIFEEWLLVKSTYDPRIVNLLMGWYVREGLFEKAKGLFDEMVEGGGKANSSTWEILAEGHIRGKRISEALSCLKEAVLVERSKTWKPKPANICSILKLCEQEGDSGSKDYLVGLLRQTGFLDDEAYEPYIL; encoded by the exons ATGCTTATCCAATCCGGCATTGTACGATCTCCCCTGCAACACAACCATGTTTCTCTCGCTCACTCTCTCTCCTTTCCCGCCGGTTTTCCCAGTTCGGCATTTCTTCGAACAGTTAGAGCGCGTAAGCCACCCATGGTAACGGTTAGGTGTTCGATATCACAGGTCCACAGCTACGGGACTGTGGACTACGAGGGGAGGCCGCCAATCAAATGGAACGCTGTGTACAGGAGGATATCGATGATGGAGGACCCGGAAATGGGTTCTGCAACTGTGCTGAACCAGTGCGAGAAAGAAGGCAAGAGGCTCACCAAGTGGGAGCTTTGTAGAGTTGTTAGACAGTTGAGGAAGTTCAGGCGTTATAAGCCTGCTCTTGAG GTATATGAGTGGATGAACAACAAAAAAGAGAGGTTTAGAACATCCACCACCGACACAGCAATTCAATTAGATCTAATTGCCAAAGTGCAGGGAATTATAAGTGCTGAAAATTTTTTCCTGAAGCTGCCAGATACATTGAAGGACAATCGTACTTATGGGGCTCTTCTTAATGCTTATGTCCGGGCTCAAATGAGAGAGCAGGCGGAATCTTTaatggagaaaatgagagatagAGGTTATGCCAGGAATGCACTTCCTTTCAATGTGATAATGACTCTCTATTTGAACCTTAAAGATTATGATAAAGTTGACTTGGTTGTTTCCCAGATGGAGGAGGAAAATATACCTTTAGATATATACTCTTATAACATCTGGTTATCATCTTGTGGATACCAAGGATCTGTCGGGAAGATGGAACATGTGTTTTTACAGATGAAACTTGACAGAACCATCAATCCAAACTGGACAACGTTCAGCACAATGGCTTCAATGTATATTAAACTGGGACAGATGGAAAAAGCTGAGGACTGCCTAAAGAAGGTTGAGACTAGAATCACAGGTCGGAATAGAATTTCTTATCATTATCTCATTAGTTTGTATGGCGGTGTTGGCCTCAAGGAGGAGGTTTATCGCATCTGGAACATTTATAAATCAATTTTTCCGTCTATTTCAAATTTGGGTTACCATACTATGATCTCTTCTTTGATCCGGCTTGGTGATATCAGAGGGGCAGAACAGATTTTTGAGGAATGGTTGTTGGTTAAATCAACTTATGACCCTAGAATAGTGAATCTTCTCATGGGTTGGTATGTTAGAGAAGGGCTTTTTGAGAAGGCTAAAGGTTTGTTTGATGAAATGGTGGAAGGAGGAGGAAAGGCAAATTCAAGCACATGGGAGATTCTTGCAGAAGGGCACATAAGAGGGAAGAGGATTTCCGAGGCATTGTCCTGCCTTAAGGAGGCTGTCTTGGTCGAGCGATCCAAAACCTGGAAACCGAAGCCTGCTAACATTTGTTCCATTCTGAAGCTATGCGAACAAGAAGGTGACTCGGGAAGCAAGGATTATTTGGTGGGGTTGTTGAGGCAAACGGGTTTTCTTGACGATGAAGCTTATGAGCCCTACATCCTTTAA